In Acidaminococcus fermentans DSM 20731, one genomic interval encodes:
- a CDS encoding DMT family transporter: protein MVTLSTAKKGILASILAAVFFTTMDVGAKKLIHLGTGEITFFRGVIGLLLLPFMARMESRPVFSGKDHLLLHLRGLFGCACLLFFFYCLNGLTLGDAEILTQLSAFFMCLLSPVFLKGKLQKRAVPRLGMIALGAAIVLQVWNYHSFNLFAVFGILSAFFAACAYVCIGIMTERGGHTQTELVFYFQLYSALGGLLLMGLGHWALPVGAEWGWILELALSALLGQVCLTWGCTHIHPTMVNFLMYTGILFHILAGVLLWGETLTLYSWVGGSLIVLGSVLLLKQ from the coding sequence ATGGTGACATTGTCTACGGCAAAAAAAGGCATTCTGGCTTCCATCCTGGCGGCGGTGTTCTTCACCACCATGGATGTGGGGGCCAAAAAACTGATCCATCTGGGGACCGGGGAAATCACGTTCTTCCGGGGCGTGATCGGGCTTCTGCTGCTGCCCTTTATGGCCCGGATGGAATCCCGTCCGGTGTTTTCCGGAAAAGACCATTTGCTGCTCCATCTCCGGGGACTGTTCGGCTGTGCCTGTCTGCTGTTTTTCTTCTATTGTCTCAACGGACTGACCCTGGGGGATGCAGAGATCCTGACCCAGCTTTCCGCCTTTTTCATGTGCCTGCTGTCCCCGGTGTTCCTGAAGGGGAAGCTTCAGAAACGGGCGGTGCCCCGGCTGGGAATGATTGCCCTGGGGGCGGCCATTGTCCTCCAGGTGTGGAATTACCATTCCTTCAATCTGTTCGCGGTCTTTGGGATCCTGTCCGCCTTTTTTGCCGCCTGTGCCTATGTGTGCATCGGGATCATGACGGAACGGGGCGGGCATACCCAGACGGAACTGGTGTTTTACTTCCAGCTGTACAGTGCTCTGGGGGGCCTGCTGCTCATGGGACTGGGACATTGGGCCCTGCCGGTGGGAGCGGAATGGGGGTGGATCCTGGAACTGGCCCTGTCGGCCCTTTTGGGGCAGGTGTGTCTGACCTGGGGCTGCACCCACATCCATCCCACCATGGTGAATTTCCTCATGTACACCGGGATCCTGTTCCACATCCTGGCCGGGGTCCTGCTGTGGGGAGAAACCCTGACCCTGTATTCCTGGGTGGGCGGCAGCCTGATCGTTCTGGGGAGCGTGCTGCTGCTGAAACAGTGA
- the thiE gene encoding thiamine phosphate synthase, protein MKKFDLSLYLVTDRHCLRGRDFYEAVEEALRAGVTLLQLREKDMGLEELVAEGRKVRKLCRKYQVPFLVDDNVEAARILEADGVHLGQEDDAIEKARSVLGPEAIIGISAHNLEEALKAQASGADYLGVGALYPTGSKKDASLLAPGMLEKIVQAVKIPVVGIGGIHEAQLDQVLDQGAAGCAMISAILGAEDIGAAVERMKARIRAREK, encoded by the coding sequence ATGAAAAAATTCGATCTGAGCCTGTACCTGGTGACGGACCGGCACTGTCTCCGGGGACGGGATTTCTATGAAGCGGTGGAGGAAGCTCTCCGGGCCGGTGTGACACTGCTCCAGCTACGGGAAAAGGACATGGGGCTGGAAGAACTGGTGGCAGAAGGACGGAAAGTCCGGAAACTCTGCCGGAAATACCAGGTGCCCTTCCTGGTGGACGACAATGTGGAGGCCGCCCGGATCCTGGAAGCGGACGGGGTCCATCTGGGACAGGAAGACGATGCCATCGAAAAAGCCCGTTCCGTACTGGGGCCGGAAGCCATCATCGGCATCTCCGCCCACAATCTGGAAGAAGCCCTGAAAGCCCAGGCAAGCGGTGCCGATTATCTGGGCGTGGGGGCCCTGTATCCCACCGGCAGCAAGAAGGATGCGTCCCTGCTGGCACCCGGGATGCTGGAAAAGATCGTCCAGGCAGTGAAAATCCCGGTGGTGGGCATCGGGGGCATCCATGAAGCCCAGCTGGATCAGGTGCTGGATCAGGGAGCGGCAGGCTGTGCCATGATCAGCGCCATCCTGGGAGCTGAAGATATTGGAGCTGCGGTGGAACGGATGAAGGCACGGATCCGGGCCCGGGAGAAATAA
- the thiD gene encoding bifunctional hydroxymethylpyrimidine kinase/phosphomethylpyrimidine kinase, whose translation MFHLLTIAGSDSSGGAGIQADLKTFAAHGCYGMSVITAVTAQNTTGVTAIQNIDPEVVEAQIDAVFQDIRVDGVKVGMVSNSALIRAIAKKMQQYAPPVLVVDPVMVATSGSYLLEKEARKDLQEKLLPLATLITPNMQEGEALSGLSIHSREDMEKAAAVICQKGARAVLLKGGHLAETADDYLLYPGEGNWLQGKWFPGQRFANPNTHGTGCSLSSALASEMAAGASLPEAVEKAKAYVALGIQHGLAVGHGHGPIHHFVDLYRKAGWEEGK comes from the coding sequence ATGTTCCATCTGTTGACCATTGCCGGGTCGGATTCTTCCGGCGGCGCCGGCATCCAGGCAGACCTGAAGACTTTTGCCGCCCATGGCTGCTACGGCATGAGCGTGATCACCGCTGTGACGGCCCAGAACACCACCGGAGTGACGGCCATCCAGAACATCGATCCGGAGGTGGTGGAAGCCCAGATCGATGCGGTGTTCCAGGATATCCGGGTGGACGGGGTCAAGGTGGGGATGGTGTCCAATTCCGCCCTGATCCGTGCCATCGCCAAAAAAATGCAGCAGTATGCACCCCCTGTTCTGGTGGTGGATCCGGTGATGGTGGCCACCTCCGGCAGTTATCTCCTGGAAAAAGAAGCCCGGAAGGATCTCCAGGAAAAGCTGCTGCCCCTGGCCACCCTGATCACCCCCAACATGCAGGAAGGGGAAGCCCTGTCGGGTCTTTCCATCCACAGCCGGGAAGACATGGAGAAGGCAGCGGCGGTGATCTGCCAGAAGGGTGCCCGGGCCGTACTCCTGAAGGGGGGACACCTGGCGGAAACCGCTGACGACTACCTGCTGTATCCCGGAGAAGGGAACTGGCTCCAGGGCAAGTGGTTCCCGGGCCAGCGGTTTGCCAATCCCAACACCCACGGCACCGGCTGCAGCCTGTCCTCCGCCCTGGCTTCTGAAATGGCGGCCGGAGCCTCCCTGCCGGAAGCGGTGGAAAAAGCCAAAGCCTATGTGGCCCTGGGCATCCAGCACGGACTGGCGGTGGGCCATGGCCATGGACCCATCCATCATTTCGTGGATTTGTACCGGAAAGCCGGATGGGAGGAAGGCAAATGA
- the fusA gene encoding elongation factor G, with protein sequence MKEYTGDKIRNVAIVGHGGAGTTSLTEALLYRSGAISRMCKVEDGQTTTDFEPEEIKRGVSVSATLAPVEWRDVKINFIDTPGFADFVAEVKGAFRAVDSVLIVVSATSGVQIGTEQCWKLAEEAGLPRLIFVNKMDRENADYDNILDNLRAKIGKRILPLELPLGKEENFCGVIDVFNQKAYKGNGNGADEIEVPDDMKDWVQDAHDKMVEAAVEADDEIMERYLEGEPISDEEVMSCLVKGIRQGIIFPVLCGSAFKNIGLGRTLSAIVDYTFPAILNEYHVTNLKNGEVERRDSNAPLAALVFKTTSDPFVGRMSFVRVFSGVIKADSSVYNASRDEVEKVGTICTLRGKNQIPMKQIPAGDIGVISRLQFTMTGDTLSAKETPVQFAPIEYPLPMYSRAIAPKKKGDEDKIASALNKLMDEDPTFIVSRNPVTKETLISGMGDQHLDILMERMKRKFGVDAVLKPPMVEYRETIRGSAEVEGKYKKQTGGHGQYGHVVIKMEPLPPGSGFVFEDKIFGGAVPRQYILAVEKGMKESMEHGILAGYPVVDLKITLLDGSYHTVDSSEMAFKVASHMAFQKAAELSKPVLMEPYYNLDVYCDERMTGDIISDLNSKRGRILGMQSAEDGRAVVKAQVPYAEILDYAVDLRALTQGTGTFEMKFDHYEDVPPRLAEKIIADAKAAAEKK encoded by the coding sequence GTGAAAGAGTATACAGGTGATAAAATCAGAAACGTGGCAATTGTAGGTCATGGGGGCGCAGGCACCACTTCCCTGACGGAAGCGCTGCTCTATCGCAGCGGGGCCATCAGCCGGATGTGCAAAGTGGAAGACGGACAGACCACCACGGACTTTGAACCGGAAGAAATCAAACGGGGAGTCTCTGTCAGCGCCACCCTGGCTCCTGTGGAATGGCGGGATGTGAAGATCAACTTCATCGATACCCCGGGCTTTGCGGATTTCGTGGCGGAAGTGAAGGGGGCGTTCCGGGCGGTGGACAGCGTGCTGATCGTGGTCAGTGCCACCAGCGGTGTCCAGATCGGCACGGAACAGTGCTGGAAACTGGCGGAAGAAGCCGGGCTGCCCCGGCTGATCTTTGTCAACAAGATGGACCGGGAAAATGCGGATTATGACAATATCCTGGACAATCTCCGGGCCAAGATCGGTAAACGGATCCTGCCCCTGGAACTGCCCCTGGGCAAGGAAGAGAATTTCTGCGGGGTCATCGACGTGTTCAACCAGAAAGCCTACAAGGGCAACGGCAACGGGGCTGACGAAATCGAAGTCCCGGACGACATGAAGGACTGGGTCCAGGATGCCCATGACAAAATGGTGGAAGCGGCAGTGGAAGCCGATGATGAAATCATGGAACGGTATCTGGAAGGAGAACCCATTTCCGATGAAGAAGTGATGAGCTGTCTGGTGAAGGGCATCCGGCAGGGCATCATCTTCCCGGTGCTTTGCGGCTCCGCCTTCAAGAACATCGGACTGGGCCGGACCCTGTCCGCCATTGTGGACTACACCTTCCCGGCTATCCTGAACGAATACCATGTGACCAACCTGAAGAATGGTGAAGTGGAACGGCGGGATTCCAACGCCCCGCTGGCGGCCCTGGTGTTCAAGACCACCTCCGATCCCTTTGTGGGCCGGATGAGTTTCGTCCGGGTGTTCTCCGGGGTCATCAAAGCCGACAGCTCCGTGTACAACGCCAGCCGGGATGAAGTGGAAAAAGTGGGGACCATCTGCACCCTCCGGGGCAAGAACCAGATCCCCATGAAACAGATCCCTGCCGGGGATATCGGAGTGATTTCCCGTCTCCAGTTTACCATGACCGGGGATACCCTGAGCGCCAAAGAGACACCGGTGCAGTTCGCTCCCATTGAATATCCGCTGCCCATGTACAGCCGGGCCATCGCTCCCAAAAAGAAGGGGGACGAAGACAAGATCGCATCGGCCCTGAACAAACTGATGGATGAAGATCCCACCTTCATCGTCAGCCGGAACCCGGTGACCAAGGAAACCCTGATCAGCGGCATGGGGGACCAGCATCTGGATATCCTGATGGAGCGGATGAAACGGAAATTCGGGGTGGATGCCGTGCTGAAACCGCCCATGGTGGAATACAGGGAAACCATCCGGGGTTCTGCGGAAGTGGAAGGCAAATACAAGAAACAGACCGGCGGCCACGGGCAGTACGGCCATGTGGTCATCAAGATGGAACCCCTGCCTCCGGGATCCGGGTTCGTGTTCGAGGACAAGATCTTTGGCGGCGCCGTGCCCCGGCAGTATATCCTGGCAGTGGAAAAGGGCATGAAGGAATCCATGGAACACGGGATCCTGGCAGGATACCCGGTGGTGGATTTGAAGATCACCCTGCTGGATGGTTCCTACCATACGGTGGACTCTTCGGAAATGGCCTTCAAAGTGGCATCCCACATGGCGTTCCAGAAAGCGGCGGAACTGTCCAAACCGGTACTGATGGAACCCTATTACAACCTGGATGTGTATTGTGATGAACGGATGACCGGGGATATCATCTCCGACCTGAACAGCAAACGGGGACGGATCCTGGGGATGCAGTCCGCAGAAGACGGCCGGGCTGTGGTCAAGGCACAGGTGCCCTATGCGGAAATCCTGGATTATGCAGTGGATCTCCGGGCACTGACACAGGGGACCGGGACCTTTGAAATGAAATTCGACCATTATGAAGATGTGCCGCCCAGACTGGCGGAAAAGATCATTGCCGACGCCAAGGCAGCGGCAGAAAAGAAATAA
- the recG gene encoding ATP-dependent DNA helicase RecG, whose translation MWWQEPVTRLKGIGPKKALEFENINVVTIGDLLNHFPRQGCYLDYSHIRTIGELTTGGEMQLFRGTIVRMNNRRSARNLKYATITIGDGTGFAEIVLFGAQTYMTRVYHTGDEVLVIGKVMPGRTAKSVTGASLSHVKEDGAEAPGILPTYALTGSLTQNQVRGAVRQALALARKELPECLPEKILRAKQFLPRLEALENIHFPKSPELLEKARQRLIFEELFFLQCGLLHHRVEIKKDSQGIKMARCGTLVRKVLDNLGFSLTDSQKKAWQEIDDDMQSPEPMNRLVQGDVGSGKTALALLALAKAVENGYQGCLMAPTEILAEQHYQEMQKVLEPAGIRTALLTGGLSAKTRRQVLEGLADGSIQAVVGTYALIQDKVVFHSLALAITDEQHRFGVAQRAKLQAKSQYAPHVLVMTATPIPRTLALTVYGDLDVSLMKGLPPGRKPVRTLCYTEEKRPAVYQGMVHQIREGHQAYVVCPLIEESEGVDAKAAEELYEELTSTYLRGIPCGLLHGRLKPEEKDAVMESFARNETKVLITTTVVEVGVNVPNATLMVIEGADRFGLAQMHQLRGRVGRGSAQSYCVLLTASTNPVTLERLQIMRSCSDGFLLAEKDLELRGAGQFFGLRQHGLSDLYIADILRDTDTLVEARKAAQWAMGNPSIAKEVIRAAAVTQFDGRFERIFNA comes from the coding sequence ATGTGGTGGCAGGAACCAGTAACCAGACTCAAAGGCATCGGGCCCAAAAAGGCCCTGGAATTCGAAAATATCAATGTTGTAACCATCGGCGACCTGCTGAACCATTTTCCCCGGCAGGGATGCTATCTGGATTATTCCCATATCCGGACCATCGGTGAGCTGACCACCGGAGGGGAAATGCAGCTGTTCCGGGGGACCATCGTACGGATGAACAACCGGCGGAGTGCCCGGAACCTGAAGTACGCCACCATCACCATCGGGGACGGCACCGGGTTTGCGGAAATCGTCCTGTTCGGGGCCCAGACCTACATGACCCGGGTCTATCACACCGGGGATGAGGTGCTGGTCATCGGCAAGGTGATGCCGGGACGCACGGCCAAAAGCGTTACGGGGGCGTCCCTGTCCCATGTAAAAGAGGACGGAGCGGAAGCACCGGGGATTCTTCCCACCTATGCCCTCACCGGCAGCCTGACCCAGAACCAGGTCCGGGGAGCAGTGCGCCAGGCCCTGGCCCTGGCCCGGAAGGAACTGCCGGAATGCCTGCCGGAAAAAATCCTCCGGGCCAAACAGTTCCTGCCCCGGCTGGAAGCCCTGGAGAACATCCACTTTCCCAAAAGTCCGGAACTTCTGGAAAAGGCCCGGCAGCGGCTGATTTTCGAGGAACTGTTCTTTCTCCAGTGCGGCCTGCTCCACCACCGGGTGGAGATCAAGAAGGACAGCCAGGGCATTAAAATGGCCCGGTGCGGGACGCTGGTCCGGAAGGTTCTGGACAACCTGGGCTTTTCCCTGACGGACAGCCAGAAAAAAGCCTGGCAGGAAATCGACGATGATATGCAGAGTCCGGAGCCCATGAATCGGCTGGTCCAGGGGGATGTGGGCTCCGGGAAAACGGCCCTGGCTCTCCTGGCCCTGGCCAAGGCGGTGGAGAACGGCTATCAGGGATGCCTGATGGCGCCTACGGAAATCCTGGCAGAGCAGCACTACCAGGAGATGCAGAAGGTGCTGGAACCGGCCGGCATCCGTACGGCCCTTTTGACCGGGGGACTTTCTGCCAAAACCCGCCGGCAGGTATTGGAAGGGCTGGCGGATGGTTCCATCCAGGCGGTAGTGGGGACCTATGCTCTGATCCAGGACAAGGTGGTGTTCCACTCCCTGGCCCTGGCCATTACCGACGAACAGCACCGGTTCGGGGTGGCTCAGCGGGCCAAACTCCAGGCCAAGAGCCAGTACGCGCCCCATGTGCTGGTCATGACCGCCACGCCCATTCCCCGTACCCTGGCCCTCACGGTGTACGGAGACCTGGATGTGTCCCTGATGAAGGGGCTGCCCCCGGGACGGAAACCGGTCCGGACCCTGTGCTATACGGAGGAGAAACGGCCGGCGGTGTATCAGGGAATGGTCCATCAGATCCGGGAGGGCCATCAGGCCTATGTGGTATGCCCGCTGATCGAGGAAAGCGAAGGGGTGGATGCCAAGGCGGCGGAGGAACTCTATGAGGAACTGACCTCCACCTATCTCCGGGGGATTCCCTGTGGCCTGCTCCACGGACGGTTGAAACCGGAAGAAAAGGATGCGGTGATGGAAAGCTTCGCCCGGAACGAGACCAAGGTGCTGATCACCACCACCGTGGTGGAAGTGGGGGTGAACGTGCCCAACGCCACCCTGATGGTCATCGAGGGGGCGGACCGGTTCGGCCTGGCCCAGATGCACCAGCTCCGGGGCCGGGTGGGCCGGGGCAGCGCCCAGTCCTACTGTGTGCTGCTGACGGCCTCCACCAATCCGGTGACCCTGGAACGGCTCCAGATCATGCGCAGCTGCAGTGACGGATTTCTGCTGGCGGAAAAGGACCTGGAGCTCCGGGGGGCCGGCCAGTTCTTCGGGCTGCGGCAGCACGGGCTCAGCGACCTGTACATTGCGGACATCCTCCGGGATACGGATACCCTGGTGGAAGCCCGGAAAGCGGCCCAGTGGGCCATGGGGAATCCGTCAATCGCCAAAGAAGTGATCCGGGCCGCAGCCGTCACCCAGTTCGACGGCCGGTTCGAAAGGATATTCAATGCGTGA
- the rpsP gene encoding 30S ribosomal protein S16 produces the protein MAVKIRLKRMGAKKSPFYRIVVADERAPRDGRFIETVGTYDSTVDPAVVTIDEEKALSWMKKGAQPTDTVRSMFSKQGLMAKLAGEKAAK, from the coding sequence GTGGCAGTTAAAATCCGTCTGAAACGTATGGGTGCCAAAAAGAGCCCCTTCTATCGTATCGTCGTTGCTGACGAACGGGCTCCCCGTGACGGCCGTTTCATCGAAACCGTAGGTACCTACGATTCTACCGTTGATCCCGCCGTGGTTACCATCGACGAAGAAAAAGCTCTGTCCTGGATGAAGAAGGGGGCACAACCGACTGATACGGTTCGCTCCATGTTCAGCAAACAGGGTCTGATGGCGAAACTGGCTGGCGAAAAGGCAGCCAAATAA
- the ffh gene encoding signal recognition particle protein, translating into MAFEILTDKLTAAIQKLRGQKTVSEQDLKETLREVRLALLEADVNFKVVKEFTAKIRERAMGQQVDPNLTPGQYIVKIVHEELIELLGGTQSKLNVAANPPTVIMLVGLQGAGKTTTVGKLANYLRKNGKKPLMVAGDVYRPAAITQLEVIGKQLDMPVFSMGDQVSPVEIARESLKRANALLCDTVLIDTAGRLHVDETLMNELKDMKTAVNPDEILLVVDAMTGQDAVTVADSFNKALGITGLIVTKLDGDARGGAVLSVKAVTNCPVKFVGMGEKLDALQPFYPDRMASRILGMGDVLSLIEKAQEAIDVDSAKKMAESLKKNEFTLDMFLDQMKQVKKLGSLESILSMIPGMGKFAKQLEGVDLDGKEVRRLEAIIYSMTPQERQNPRIINGSRRKRIAAGCGQRVQDVNRLLKQFEESKKLMKTMQGMNKYARKGRFKLPFMQ; encoded by the coding sequence ATGGCTTTTGAAATCCTAACTGACAAACTGACGGCAGCCATCCAGAAGCTCCGGGGACAGAAAACCGTTTCCGAACAGGATCTGAAAGAGACCCTGCGGGAAGTGCGGCTGGCTCTCCTGGAAGCCGATGTGAATTTCAAGGTCGTCAAGGAATTTACCGCAAAGATCAGGGAGCGGGCCATGGGGCAGCAGGTTGACCCCAATCTCACTCCCGGCCAATATATTGTGAAAATCGTCCATGAAGAGCTGATCGAGCTCCTGGGCGGTACCCAGAGCAAGCTGAACGTGGCGGCCAATCCGCCTACGGTCATCATGCTGGTGGGGCTTCAGGGCGCCGGCAAGACCACCACGGTGGGCAAACTGGCCAATTACCTGAGAAAGAACGGGAAAAAGCCGCTGATGGTGGCCGGTGACGTATACCGTCCTGCAGCCATCACCCAGCTGGAAGTCATTGGCAAACAGCTGGATATGCCGGTCTTTTCCATGGGGGATCAGGTCTCTCCGGTGGAAATCGCCAGAGAATCCCTGAAACGGGCCAATGCCCTGCTGTGCGATACCGTGCTCATCGATACCGCCGGCCGTCTCCATGTGGACGAAACCCTGATGAATGAGCTGAAAGACATGAAAACTGCGGTCAACCCGGATGAGATCCTGCTGGTGGTGGATGCCATGACCGGTCAGGACGCCGTTACGGTGGCCGATTCCTTCAACAAGGCCCTGGGCATCACAGGGCTGATCGTAACCAAACTGGACGGTGACGCCCGGGGCGGTGCCGTACTCAGTGTGAAGGCAGTGACCAACTGCCCGGTGAAGTTCGTGGGGATGGGGGAAAAACTGGATGCTCTCCAGCCTTTCTATCCTGACCGGATGGCTTCCCGGATCCTGGGTATGGGGGATGTACTGTCCCTGATCGAAAAGGCGCAGGAAGCCATCGATGTGGACTCTGCCAAGAAGATGGCAGAATCCCTGAAAAAGAATGAATTCACCCTGGATATGTTCCTGGATCAGATGAAACAGGTCAAGAAACTGGGGTCCCTGGAATCCATTCTCAGCATGATCCCCGGCATGGGAAAATTTGCCAAGCAGCTGGAAGGGGTGGATCTGGACGGCAAGGAAGTCCGTCGGCTGGAAGCCATCATCTATTCCATGACGCCCCAGGAACGGCAGAATCCCCGTATCATCAACGGGTCCCGGCGCAAGCGCATTGCCGCCGGTTGCGGTCAGCGGGTGCAGGATGTGAACCGGCTGCTGAAGCAGTTCGAAGAGAGCAAAAAGCTCATGAAGACCATGCAGGGCATGAACAAGTATGCACGGAAGGGCAGATTCAAACTGCCTTTCATGCAATAA
- the ylxM gene encoding YlxM family DNA-binding protein, with amino-acid sequence MQDEGFEKRIRFGQLYAIYGGLLTEKQQKIMEEYFYDDLSLGEIAENTRTSRQAVYDLLRRVEQTLEKYESRLHLLHQDQERQFRLRGAVKLLEACRTSDSTDPRLGKVEGILKSIIDESR; translated from the coding sequence ATGCAGGATGAAGGCTTTGAAAAACGGATCCGCTTCGGTCAGCTGTACGCCATCTATGGCGGTCTGCTGACGGAGAAACAGCAGAAAATCATGGAAGAGTATTTCTACGATGACCTGTCACTGGGGGAAATCGCGGAAAATACCCGGACCAGCCGGCAGGCGGTCTATGATTTGCTGCGCCGGGTGGAACAGACCCTGGAAAAGTACGAAAGCCGGCTCCACCTGCTGCACCAGGATCAGGAACGGCAGTTCCGGCTGCGGGGAGCCGTAAAGCTCCTGGAAGCCTGCCGCACCAGTGACAGCACCGATCCCCGGCTGGGGAAGGTGGAAGGCATCCTGAAAAGCATCATTGACGAAAGCAGGTAA
- the tkt gene encoding transketolase: protein MQNIDTESINTLRFLSIDEVQAANSGHPGLPLGTAPLMYTIWDRFMKYNPENPNWFDRDRFVLSPGHGSALLYAMLHLAGYDLSLEDLKNFRQWGSKTPGHPEYGVTPGVDVSTGPLGHGFAMAVGLAMAEEMMAARYNRDGYKVVDHYTYGITSDGDQMEGVASEAASLAGTLGLGKLIFLYDDNKITIEGGTDIAFREDVGARFKAYGWQVLRVASSEDVEALTKAIEAAKKETKKPSLIIVKTHIGFGSPRQDMASAHGEPLGAENVAKTKEAAGWDGSQSFVVPEEVKAHFDAKLPQCRKNEEDWNKLVEAYSKAYPELAQELTDRLDGKMDLDLKELMGAFKDTDSVATRAASGTVLQLLADRIPALTGGSADLGPSNKTEMKGKGFFSAEDRTGRNIHFGIREHAMGCIVNGLCLHGGILPFGATFLVFADFMRPTVRMAALMGIGSVFVYTHDSVFVGEDGPTHEPIEQTMSLRLIPNVSVFRPADALETAVAWKAACENRKQPTCLLLTRQGLPVLHDYAKTIAKGAPKGAYVLSPSSKDKVKAVLLATGSEVHLALDAQKALEEKGIGVNVVSMPSWDVFEQQSSAYKKKVLPKDVLAIALEAGVRTGWARYTGSEDRVLGIDRFGASAPGKTVYKEFGFTVDHVVDMVKKLK from the coding sequence ATGCAAAATATTGATACTGAAAGCATCAACACCCTGCGTTTTTTGTCCATCGATGAGGTGCAGGCGGCCAATTCCGGCCACCCGGGACTGCCTCTGGGAACCGCACCCCTGATGTACACCATCTGGGACCGGTTCATGAAATACAATCCTGAAAACCCCAACTGGTTCGACCGGGACCGGTTCGTCCTGTCTCCGGGCCACGGCAGTGCCCTGCTTTATGCCATGCTCCATCTGGCCGGCTATGACCTGTCCCTGGAAGACCTGAAGAACTTCCGTCAGTGGGGCAGCAAGACTCCGGGCCATCCGGAATACGGCGTGACCCCCGGGGTGGATGTGTCCACGGGTCCTCTGGGCCACGGCTTTGCCATGGCTGTGGGTCTGGCCATGGCGGAAGAAATGATGGCTGCCCGGTACAACAGAGATGGGTACAAAGTGGTGGACCATTACACCTACGGCATCACCTCCGACGGGGACCAGATGGAAGGGGTGGCTTCCGAAGCCGCTTCCCTGGCAGGGACCCTGGGGCTGGGCAAACTGATCTTCCTGTATGATGACAACAAGATCACCATTGAAGGCGGCACGGACATCGCTTTCCGGGAAGATGTGGGAGCCCGGTTCAAAGCCTATGGCTGGCAGGTCCTGCGGGTGGCTTCTTCGGAAGATGTGGAAGCCCTGACCAAAGCCATCGAAGCCGCCAAAAAGGAAACGAAGAAACCGTCCCTGATCATCGTGAAGACCCATATCGGGTTCGGCAGTCCCCGGCAGGACATGGCCAGTGCCCACGGGGAACCCCTGGGTGCGGAAAACGTGGCAAAGACCAAGGAAGCCGCCGGCTGGGACGGCAGCCAGTCCTTTGTGGTACCGGAAGAAGTGAAGGCCCATTTCGACGCCAAACTGCCCCAGTGCCGGAAAAATGAAGAAGACTGGAACAAACTGGTGGAAGCCTACAGCAAAGCCTATCCGGAACTGGCCCAGGAACTGACCGACCGGCTGGACGGGAAAATGGACCTGGATCTGAAGGAACTGATGGGTGCCTTCAAGGATACGGACAGTGTGGCCACCCGGGCCGCTTCCGGCACGGTGCTCCAGCTGCTGGCGGACCGGATCCCGGCCCTTACCGGCGGCAGCGCCGACCTGGGGCCTTCCAACAAAACGGAAATGAAGGGCAAGGGGTTCTTCTCTGCAGAAGACCGGACCGGCCGGAACATCCACTTCGGCATCCGGGAACATGCCATGGGCTGTATCGTCAACGGCCTGTGTCTCCATGGAGGCATCCTGCCTTTCGGCGCCACTTTCCTGGTGTTTGCTGACTTCATGCGTCCCACGGTGCGGATGGCGGCGCTGATGGGCATCGGCAGCGTGTTCGTCTATACCCATGACAGTGTGTTCGTAGGGGAAGACGGTCCTACCCATGAACCCATTGAACAGACCATGAGCCTGCGGCTGATCCCCAATGTGTCCGTATTCCGTCCGGCGGACGCCCTGGAAACGGCTGTGGCCTGGAAAGCCGCCTGCGAAAACCGGAAGCAGCCCACTTGCCTGCTGCTGACCCGTCAGGGGCTGCCGGTGCTCCATGACTATGCCAAGACCATTGCCAAGGGAGCACCCAAAGGAGCCTATGTGCTGAGCCCGTCTTCCAAAGACAAGGTGAAGGCCGTCCTCCTTGCCACCGGCAGTGAAGTCCACCTGGCCCTGGATGCCCAGAAGGCCCTGGAAGAAAAGGGCATCGGTGTCAATGTGGTGTCCATGCCCAGCTGGGATGTGTTCGAACAGCAGAGCAGCGCCTACAAGAAGAAAGTCCTGCCCAAGGATGTTCTGGCCATTGCACTGGAAGCCGGTGTCCGCACCGGCTGGGCCCGGTATACCGGCAGTGAGGACAGAGTCCTGGGCATCGACCGGTTCGGTGCTTCCGCCCCCGGCAAGACAGTGTACAAAGAATTCGGATTCACCGTGGACCATGTGGTGGATATGGTGAAGAAACTGAAGTAA
- a CDS encoding KH domain-containing protein — protein sequence MKEIVEVIAKAIVNNPSEVQVEEERTGSSVILKLHVAPEDMGKVIGKQGRIAKAIRLVMKAAATRENVKVIVDID from the coding sequence ATGAAAGAGATAGTTGAAGTGATTGCTAAGGCTATCGTGAATAATCCCTCCGAGGTCCAGGTGGAGGAAGAAAGGACCGGATCTTCCGTGATCCTGAAACTCCACGTGGCGCCTGAAGATATGGGTAAAGTGATCGGCAAACAAGGCCGCATTGCCAAGGCCATCCGTCTGGTGATGAAAGCAGCTGCTACCCGCGAAAACGTGAAAGTCATCGTTGATATCGACTAA